cagagatACCACAGGCGTCCGGGCCCTGCGCTCCCCCCCcccagagaacccaggcgtccttcGGGCCTAgccgctcctccctccctcttccctgagacccaggcgtccgggcctgcgctccccccccccccccagagaacccaggcgtccgggctgcgctcgtcccccccccccccgagaacccaggcgtccgggcctgcgcttctccccccccctccccgagaacccaggcgtccgagggcctgcgcccccccccccgagaaccCCAGGCGTCCGGGCCTGCAGCCCCCTCGCAAACCCAGAGAACCCAGCGTCCGGGCCGGCCCCTCTCACCCAAGCGGCCGCGGCTGACTGATCCGCTGCCAGCGGCTCCGCCCCCCGCCATTGGGCCGCTGGCTGCCGGGACCGATGGAAGTGGTTCCACCCGGCCGAGGAGACAGGGAGGGACCCGGGCCGGGCGAGACCATCTTCAGCCGGGCCGGGGGGACAGAAATCCCGGCTCCCCGACGCACGCTGGAGAGCGACACACGCAGCGAGCGAGGCGGCGGCCGGTCAGGTTACCGGGGGGGCTCAGGCCGGCGGCAGCTGCCCCCCGGGGGGAGGGGCGCTGGGACTGTTCCACCTGAGCCCCTTACCCCAGCTCTTGGGTCAGGTACTAAGCCCCCTGACCCCttgcctccccagccccaattGTCCCCCAAAGGCTgcaggggaaaatgaggcagaggcCCGCGGGAGCAGCTTGGAGCCGCCGGTTCATGGCGTGGGGGCACCGGCCTGGCCCGGGGGGCCTGTGACGCCCTGTGCCCACCCAGGCCCCATTGTCCCCACGCTgcagggggaaactgagggcaTGGGCCCCGCGGAGCAGCGTTGGACCGCCGGTTCCTGGCGTGGGGCACCGGCCTGCCCGGGGGGGCCCTGCTGACCACCTGTGCCCCCCCTAGGCCCATTGTCCCCCACGCTGCAGGGGGAAATAGAAGGGCAGGGGCCCCGCGGGAAGCAAGTGGATGCCGCCTGTTTCCTGGAGTGGGCGCACGCTGCTGGCCGGGGGCCTGCTGACCCTAGTGCCCCCCACGGCCCATTAACTCCCACGCTGCAGGGGGAACTGAGGCCAGGGGAACCCCCGGAGCAGCTGGCCGTCCGGTTCTCAGGGTGGGGGCAACGGCCTGGCCCGGGGGCGTTAGGGTGAGCAGGGCCCCCCCGGGGGTCTGTCACCCGCCTGGGGCAGCCCGGGCAGCCCGGTGCCGCGCTGGCAGGAGCCGCTccctggggcggggcggggctggaggCAGCTGCCTGTGCAGCCCCCGCCGCTCCCCCGTCCTGCCCGCCCGCTGCGCCGGCCGCCGTCACAAGCGCTGTTTGTTTTGCCCCGGCAGCGGAGTCCTGCCCGCCATAACCCGCAGCAATGGCCGCCCCGGACGAGCTCCAGTTTCGTGGTGAGCGCCCGGGGGGGGTTTTGCCGGTGGTTTCTCAGTGGGATTCCAGACTTCTCCGGGGAACGGGGCTGGGTCTCCCCTGATGGCGCTGAACGTCACCCCTGAAAACGTGTGTTCGAGGCTGGTGCGTTTCAGGAGGCTACTTTGCATCTCAGTCTAGAGCCACCTTCACCTCCATGATCCGTCCTGTGAGCTCATTTCCCCTCGGGCTCAGCTAAAGgaggcctagtggatagagcactgggctgccactggcctgctgggtgaccttagacaagttactgccccgctccctgcctcagtttccccatctgtaaatgggaataatgatactgactccTTTGCAAGGTGTGAGATCagtggatgaaaaatgctatgtgAGAACTAGGgattattattttgattaaagCAAAGCCATGCAGTGATTGGCTACAGTTAGCCTGCGGAACTCACCACCACAAGAATATCCCGAAGCCAAACACTTAACAGGGTCTAAAAGAGGACTGGATGTTGTTatggggaacaggaagtgtccaGAGTCAGAATAGTAAATAAGCAATTTAGGAAGGTGCTTCAGAGCTTCATCTGACTTGTGATCAGGAGCGAATTGTCCCTGGGGGCAGGTTATCCCATCGCTACCAGCTGCAGGgcttcttgcatcttcctctgcagcagctggtcctGGCCAGTCTGGGAGGCTGCCCCCAGGTGGTGATAGTTGTGGTCCTAATCTGACCTGGCCCCTGCTCTGGCCTAACTGAAATTCATCAAGTAAGAAAAGAGCTGATTGGCccatcccttctcttcctctttccgaGTTTGACATGGGCCTCCCCGGGGAGGAGCCGGGGGTCTGAACCCTTGGAGGGGGACGATACTGGATGTGCTCCAGAGGCTTGGCCAGGGCTGCACAAGGGCAGGTGGGTAGCAGGTTTGATAAGGGATTTCACCTGTGCTTGGGCAGATGTGAACCAGCCCAGGTGAGAACGGACAGAGCTTTAGTCTGCCCTGGGAGCTCCGGAGCAGGGCTCGGGACATGGCTGCCAGCCAAAGAGATCCCAGGGTCGTGGATGCTGATTTCCAACCTGTTCTGAGCACTGGGGGTTTCCCTGCAGAATTCGACGAGGCAGCCGACTTGCTGGCCGGGAACCCCGATGCCACAACCACCAGTATCAACGAGCGGCAAAGCCACGTGGCCGTGAACATGAGCGCCGACTACGAGGAGGGCGAGCTAGGGGAGGAGACAGATAAAACCGAGGTGAGAGGAGAAGCTGAGCGgggacagggactggctggcttgagTGGGCTACAGGGTCTTTCCTTTCTAGGGGGcatcagccccaccccttcccagggccCCAGCTGCCCCATCAGTAGTGACTAGTTGCCATTTGCCGGTCGAGGCTGCCTGGAGGGGCCCCCTGCCCAAGTATCCTCATTGCCAAAGCCACCAGCCCAGATGGAGCTGGGTGGGGCCCAAGCACGTGCTAAAACCCTTCCCTGAATCAGGGCCCTATCTGGCTGCTTGAGGAGAACCCTGGCTCCGATGGCCACAGTCAAGGAACGAGAGGGGAAGGGACTAACTTGTGGCAGAAATCGACCCCCATCTCCAGGTTCAGCAGAAAGGCCGGCGGCTTGTCCGCGTTCACagagggtcctggccaccgctcaGATCTCTGCCGCAAGGCAGACCCGGCTGTCTGGCACGTGGGCCGAGGACCATCCAGTCACGCGCCTTTTCATCCACACAGCTCCTGAGTGGCCAGAAGAAGCAGCCCAGTTTCTGGACCTTCGAATACTACCAGACTTTCTTTGATGTCGACACCTACCAGGTAACAGAATCTCCCTGTCTGACGTTTCCACCGGTCCGCAGCAGTAGCCCGGGGGACGGGGAGGGTAAAGTGGAGTTTTGCTGGTGCTGTcccaggggcagggccctgtTGTGGTAGGCGCTGGCCTGCGGAGCTCACAGGCAAAGTACCTTAGGGATTGGTGGCTCTGGAGACGTCCCATTAACCCTGGTCTGTTCCCATCCGCCAGGTGCTGGACAGGATAAAGGGGTCTCTGTTGCCGTTGCCTGGGAAGAACTTTGTACGGCACCATTTACGGAACAACCCTGACCTATATGGTGCGTACGGCGAGGCTGGGCTGAGCTGCaggcgccctgctggtccctgacATCCCGGGGTTCCCAGCGGCTCGCTCGTCACTCAGCTAACCCACACCTCCTTCTTCGCGGCTCTAGAGCGGAGACGTCCGTGACCCGGCTGTGCCGGTGCCTGGGCGATGCTGGGTCAGCTTCCACGCTGGGCTGCGGGGGAGCCCTGAGGGCTGCTGGGTGCAGGGGAGCTTCGTGGAGCTGGTGTCCGGCTCCTGTCGATGAGCCGCCTaacccccctctccccatctgCCTCCCCAGGGCCCTTCTGGATCTGCGCCACGCTGGCCTTCACGCTTGCCATCGGCAGCAACGTGGCCCATGCCCTGGAGAAACGGGGTGACCCCTCCTTCCACTACAGCCCCCAGTTCCACAAAGGTGAGAGCCAGCGGGGCCAGGGCTCTTCTCCACAGCGGGGAGACTTTCTAGGGCCACGCAGCGCCTGCAAAGTGTgaacaaaacccaggagtcctggctcccagccccctgctctgaccactgtactccactcccctcccagagctgggatagaatccaggagtcctggctcccagccccctgctctgaccaccagaccccagtcccctcccagagcccagatagaacccaggagtcctggctcccagccccctgctctgaccactgcaCCCTACTCCCCTCGTAGAGCCgagatagaacccaggggtcctggctcccagccccctgctctctgtgCTGCGGTTCGTGGCAGGTGGTTTGTCTTTGCTGTTATCTGCGGGCCGGGTGGCAGAGCTCTGGCTCCTCGCTGCCTGGCGGTAACCAGcgtctctgccctctccccagtGACCATCGCTGGGCTCATAACCTACTGCTACGCCTGGCTGGTGCCCCTGGCCCTCTGGGGCTACCTGCAGTGGCGCAAGGGCctcagcatccacgtgggatcaTACAGCTTCCTGGAGACGGTCTGCGTGTACGGCTACTCGCTCTTCGTTTACATCCCCACCTCGGTGAGCGACCGCCCCCCTGCTCCGGGCCAAACCTGTCCATCAGCCCCCGAAAACCTCGGAGCAGGtggtttggggggagggtggctgaccccctgtgatggagtaggggctggggaatgggagagcaggggaggactttaggggatggacgataccggagcctgtaacctgagctaggtaagggaggggagaggtcaacacctttgcctgggaaggaagacaaatgaagggagtggcaggagggaagtagttttgagtttgggtttggggctgtggggcggaattcagggtatcctggctaggatccaagcaccctgaaagcccagaaggactcgattgaggggtcctgactgtgcctgcaagctctgctgtaacctgcgttcctgttgtccaataaaccttctgttttactggctggataaaagtcactgtgggtcccaggaagaggggtgcagggccggactcccccagacaCCGTGACAcccaccccccttctctcccaccccgGCAGATCCTGTGGCTGATCCCGGCTTCCTGGCTCCAGTGGCTCCTGCTGGCCTTCGCCGCAGCGCTCTCAGGCTCCATTCTGGTTCTTGCCTTCTGGCCACTGCTCCGCTCCGACAGCAAGCCGGCCACACTGGCCACGCTGGCCGCCATCGTCTCGCTCCACGTGCTGCTGGCCGTCGGCTGCAAGGTCGGAACGGTGCTGCCGGGGGGCtgtcctggggggcagtgggcggggggagaagagagCTGCGGGGCTTGGCGGCTCCTGTTCTCCCCAGCGATACTGCTGCAGGAGAGGCAGgccctgagctgcagggccctgcTTGGGTTGTGGTACTGGCCCCaagtacagatggggaaactgaggcatggaagaGGTGAGAGAGGTGGCTTTTGTCCAGCCTCAGTTGGGGAAaacccaacacccccccccccccaatcagccAGTTCTACCCCAGCTGATCATGCCCCCCCTGCTGTTTTTGTGTAGCTCTATTTTTTCCAGACGCTGCCCAGCACTATCCCTCCAGTGCACCCCCTGGTCACGGCCCAGCACCCCACAGTGCTGCTCCCTCGCCCGGCCAATGCCTCCGTCCCCCTCCACCACTGAGGTAAAACTgttggcgggggcagggggggcagcgCAAGGGAAATGTGCAGGCAGGGGAAGTGAGCGATATAGGtgctgggaagaggcagaactTGCTCCTCGGGAGTCAGGGAATGGGCTGGCAGGTCTGATGCAggcccctgtgcctcagtttccccaaagaGCAATATCTTTGGCCTCAGTCTCTCTGTCCTCAGAATGGGGAAGCTGTGTGCgccctgcagggggctggggcacccaAGCAGCTGGGAATGATCTGGTCTTCTGAGGGGCCAGATTAGTGCCTGTCCCCTCCAGCCCGAAGTGGCAGGTGCTGGGAAGTCTTGGTCCTGGGTGACCCCGCCCAGGCTGAGCTCTGGCCCCCgaggagcttgggggaaggggagatttGTAACTTCATCCTTCTCACGCTAGGCTTCTGCTTTTGTAGGTGTGGATCCCCCAGCACTGGGCCCAGGCAAGAGCCCAGAGCCGCTGCTGGGCCTGGGCTCCTGCCCCCTTGGGAAGGCCCCTTCCTCcggcctctcccccagccacgcTGCACAGGGAGGGGGTGGCAGCTTGGCCAGCAGCTGAGCCCAGGACACTTAGCACGTctcattcttcccctccccctgcatcagCACTTCGGGTCTGGCTcagtcccagctgggagcagggacaTGAGCTTGtgcccagcccagcacccacCGAGCCCCAGCCAGTGGCAGGCGTCCTGCCAGCATGAACCCTGGGCCCTGCTCTTGGGgcagccctgcagcacagagagactgttcgcagcccctgccctgaccccctggggtgaggctgggacaGAGCACAGGCCAGACACTCACGCCCCCCatccccagggcatgggggcagggcagtgctggctgctccctgcacaaGGCCCAAGGACTGGGAGCTGGCAGCTGTTTTCTATGCAAAGGTGATTGAAATAAACAAGTGGGGCTTCTCCTGCCCCCAGGACTGGGGCTGGTTCTTGTGTTGAGGGGGGCTTGGGGCatcacttcccctcccacctgctggcaggaggctgggagaaCCTGCAGGGAAGCTACAGCGAAGGAGCTTCTGGCGAGGGGCATCAAACCACCCCTGTGCCAACAGCCCTTTGACCCGCTCCTGCTTTACTGGGTACCAGGGCAGCCCAGCGCTGCAGGAAACTGCCTCCAGGAAACACACAATTCCTTTATTTCGTTTTCTCCAGAGGGGGCCCTGCAAAATCCTTTCGAGAATCACCAAGGGGGGGGCTcttggaaaggaaacaaaaggaaaaccaATCCGCGCTCTCCCTGGGTGCCGGTTACACTGCACTGTCCTAGAGGGGCTACGGGGGCTCCCGCACTCCAGGCCCTGGCAGCAGCGCAGGGCCAGAGCCCAGGctggctcagctctgccctgccaggaggagggggcagggtgacCCAGCTGCTCAGAGGGGCCGTGGAGCTGGCAGCAGATGGGCACAGCTGCTCCCCAGGGCACAAGGGAGTTTGGGACATTCAAGGTGTGCTGAATGCTCTCCTGGCACACCGGCATTTCCTGCAAGGCAGGTACCAGGCCTGCTGGTCACAGCTGTCTTGGTGAGCAGCCAGGCCCCCGCCTCGGGCATCAGCAGAGACCAGGGCTGGGGTGATAAAAGACCCTCCCCaaagaggctgggggcaggggctccgCCACTGGACTCCTGGTAGAACAAGCGCCCGCcccagcagggagccaggcctgaAAGCCCCCAAGCAGCGGCTAGGAAGGAATCGCGGGGCCGCCAGTCATCTCTGCACAAAGCCCAGGCAGGTGCCCTGGTGCCACCGGCCGGCCTGGCCCCCGCAGCCCCGGCTGTTACGGAAGGTGGTGAACTAACAGGACTTGCTACATGATcgggtggcagggggcagctaGCGCTTGGGGCTCGACGCGGGCGGAGAATCTGAGGTTCGACATTTCATAAAAAACTGTTCAAGTCCGATATCAAAGAGCGGAGGAGCCGAGGGGCGGGTTGGGCTCATGGGCCGGTAAAAATGGCCCCAGCGAGCCGGCTGGCGGGGCGGAGGGGGCGTCTTCATTTGGTTTCCTGGCACTGTCAGTTCAGAGACCTCCGGGCGGAGGTGGTTTAGCTCCCATAATGCATTGTGTTGGTGGTGATGGACATGGGGGAGGCCATGGAGATGGCGGGGCCCCCCATAGTGAACTGGCTGTTGACCGGGTAGTGAGCGCTCGAACCACCTCCACTCTGGCTGCCGGAGGAGCCTGCAGGGGAGACAAGAGGAGTCGCCGTTAGAGCCGCCTGCCCCATGAGAGttcgggagggggggggggcagtgcccaGAGCCGCCGCCGGGGGGGATTCTGCAGGCACTGGCAGCTGCTCGCACAAGGCAAAGGGCCAGTGGCAGTGGAGGCGGGAGGTCACCCCCTGGGAAAGCCGAGACCCCTGGGGAACGGAGCTGGGCGTGTTACCTGGGACGATGCCGGTGCTCATGATGGAGCCCATCCTGGAGTGCGTGTGATTGACAATCCCCGCGTTGGCCGCTGCAGGGAGACACAGGAGATGCTGcatgagcaggggaggggcccccGCCTCCCTGCGCCCCCCTGGCAGCAAAGGCCCGTGCCCAGGGACCTCCCCATCTCGGGGCTGGGAGGCCGTGTCACTACGCCTCCCACTGGCCTGGGGGCTAGCGGCTGTTCAACATCGGAGGGTTACAGCCGCACTCCCCCAAcctgccagcagcaggtgctgctgtgTCCCAAAAAGCGACTCCCAGCTGGGCTCAGGTCCTGTGGGTCTCAGGACCCATTTGTTCATGGTCTGTCGCGACCCAGTAAATGGGCTAGGGGTGGAGACCCTGCCCGCCAGGGGGGTTTCAGTCAGACCCTGTCCAGCTCCTCCGCTCTGGGGCAGTGGCaccgctcaggtttggccccgccccccagattGGTGAGAGTGGAGCTGAGCCTTCGCCCCGGGGCTGCAGCGCCACTCACTGAAATCCGGCCCCCCGGACCCCCCCGGCTGCAATGTCTGGAGCAGTGAGACAAGGCCAGGAGTCAGTGCGACCCGGGGGCCTTATGGACGCGGCTCCGACGTGACATTCAGTCTGAACTTGCAGCACCCAGTGCGATGGGGGCCacattcccccctgcccccccgcatcTCAGCTGGGCCCAGGGACTACCCTAATTAACGGGACACTGCGGCACC
This DNA window, taken from Chelonoidis abingdonii isolate Lonesome George chromosome 26, CheloAbing_2.0, whole genome shotgun sequence, encodes the following:
- the YIPF2 gene encoding protein YIPF2 isoform X1 — encoded protein: MAAPDELQFREFDEAADLLAGNPDATTTSINERQSHVAVNMSADYEEGELGEETDKTELLSGQKKQPSFWTFEYYQTFFDVDTYQVLDRIKGSLLPLPGKNFVRHHLRNNPDLYGPFWICATLAFTLAIGSNVAHALEKRGDPSFHYSPQFHKVTIAGLITYCYAWLVPLALWGYLQWRKGLSIHVGSYSFLETVCVYGYSLFVYIPTSILWLIPASWLQWLLLAFAAALSGSILVLAFWPLLRSDSKPATLATLAAIVSLHVLLAVGCKLYFFQTLPSTIPPVHPLVTAQHPTVLLPRPANASVPLHH
- the YIPF2 gene encoding protein YIPF2 isoform X2; protein product: MAAPDELQFREFDEAADLLAGNPDATTTSINERQSHVAVNMSADYEEGELGEETDKTELLSGQKKQPSFWTFEYYQTFFDVDTYQVLDRIKGSLLPLPGKNFVRHHLRNNPDLYVTIAGLITYCYAWLVPLALWGYLQWRKGLSIHVGSYSFLETVCVYGYSLFVYIPTSILWLIPASWLQWLLLAFAAALSGSILVLAFWPLLRSDSKPATLATLAAIVSLHVLLAVGCKLYFFQTLPSTIPPVHPLVTAQHPTVLLPRPANASVPLHH